GCGTCTACTCAAACGATGAGAACGCCGCCGACGCACTCTGGAAAGCGGCCGAGGTCTGGGAGAAACACAACCAGCTCGACCGCATGGTCAGCACCCTGGAGCGCTACATTCAGACCTACGGTGGCGCCGATGGCCAGGAAGACCGCGCCATGGAGGCTCGCCTTCGCATCGCCCAGGTCTATGAAGACCGTGGCGATACTCGCCGCTCCGCGCGCTGGTATAATGATGCGCTTCAGACCTTCGAGCGCCTCGGGCTGGAGGCCCCCAATTACTTTGCGGCTCAGGCCCAATTTATGCTTGTCGAGCATGAATTCCGAGAGTGGGAACAAGTCAAAATTGAGGGATCCGTGGCCCAGCAGGGGCGCATCCTTACCCGTAAGATCGAAGAGCTCCAGGAGTTGGCTGCCGAGTACGGCAAGGTCTTTGGCTACCGAAGTTTTGAGTGGACCCTGGCCGCCAACTACCGCATCGGCTACCTGGCGCAGAGCCTCGCCGAATCCCTCTATGAGGTCCCGATCCCCTTTGATGAAGACTCCGACGAGTACTACATCTATCAGGGCGAGTTGGAGAACGTGGCGTATCCGCTGGAGGAGCAGGCGATTGAGCGCTACGAACGAACCATCGCCGAGGCGCGAAGTGCCCGGGTGGTCAATGAGTGGACCAAGCGCACACTCGAGCAGCTCAACCGATATCGCCCGGCGGACTACCCGCTCTTTAAGGAAGAACGTCGCCTGCGCGAAGGGATCGCCCAACAGGGAATCCCTTATCTTAACGAAGACTCGTATCAGGCACGCCAGAAGCGCGAAGAGCCCGGTAGCGAAGAGGCGAGTCCCGCCAATGAGCAACCTGCCGCTGAGGAGGACGCACCATGATCAACCTGCCTCGCACCACTCGCCGTGCTCTCAGCGTCGCCGGGATCTGTCTGATCGCCATGAGCGGCTGCTCGACGAGCACGTCTCAACCCGATGCGGCGCCTGTAGAACATGAGCTTCCCGGACCCTCCGGGGCTCAGCCCGATACGCCATCACGCTCCGAGCAGGCATCGCAGACTCGCCGACGGCAGCCTGAGCCGGCAGCAGTCGCCGGACACGTGCAGGCCCGCATCGACGCGGCGATCTCACGCGTCGAAGAGGGGGATCATGCTACAGCGATCGATATCCTCAGCGGACTCGTCGAGGAGCCCGAGGGGGGATACCTCGCCGCTTTCAACCTCGGTGTTCTCTACGATCGCCAGGGTGACGGAGAGAACGCCGTACGTCGCTACGTCCAGGCCCTACAGCTGGAGCCGGACTTCTCCCCCGCATTGGTCAATTTGAGCCGCCTCTACATACGGGCCGGGCAGATCTCGGAGGCCGATGCCGTTGCGCGGCGCATGATAGACGCTCGCCCCGACAACCTTGACCACCGTGCGGCACAGCTTGAGGTCACGATCGCGCAGGGACGCTTCGAAGATGCAGTGCGTGGCGCCCGGGATATTCTGCGTAAAGATGAACGGCACGTGGAGGCGATGTTTCAGATGGCCCGTGCCAATTTCCGCCTGGAGCGCTACGAACTCGGACGATCGATCCTCACAAGTGCGCTGAAACTCGCGCCGGAACGCGCCGACCTATTCTATCTTTTTGGTGTCATTGAATGGGAACTCGAGAACACCGATGGGGCGATTGCAAACTTTGAGAAGGCCGTCGACTTGCAGCCCTTCTTTCCGGAGGCCCGCAACAACCTGGCGGTTTTGCTGCACGAAGCCGGCGATTTTCCGGGAGCGATCTCCCATTTGCAGAAAGCAGTTGAAGACTTCCCTGAGTTCAAAGAGGCCTACGTCAATCTCGGCAACGCGCTGAAAGGTGCAGCGAAGTATGGCGAGGCTGAAGCCGCGTTTAACAGGGCTATCGCAATCGATGGCGGATTCGCCGACGCGCATTTTAACCTGGGGATCCTTTACCTGGAGAGCGAAGTGCCAGGTTATGAAGAGATCGAACGTTATACGAAGGCCATCGAGTCATTTAACGCCTACCGGACTGCATCTCGAGATCGGTTAAGTGAGAGCGATCCCGTCAACGCCTATATTAACGAAGCCAACGGCGCGATCGAGCA
This DNA window, taken from Lujinxingia sediminis, encodes the following:
- a CDS encoding tetratricopeptide repeat protein, which produces MINLPRTTRRALSVAGICLIAMSGCSTSTSQPDAAPVEHELPGPSGAQPDTPSRSEQASQTRRRQPEPAAVAGHVQARIDAAISRVEEGDHATAIDILSGLVEEPEGGYLAAFNLGVLYDRQGDGENAVRRYVQALQLEPDFSPALVNLSRLYIRAGQISEADAVARRMIDARPDNLDHRAAQLEVTIAQGRFEDAVRGARDILRKDERHVEAMFQMARANFRLERYELGRSILTSALKLAPERADLFYLFGVIEWELENTDGAIANFEKAVDLQPFFPEARNNLAVLLHEAGDFPGAISHLQKAVEDFPEFKEAYVNLGNALKGAAKYGEAEAAFNRAIAIDGGFADAHFNLGILYLESEVPGYEEIERYTKAIESFNAYRTASRDRLSESDPVNAYINEANGAIEQARAREEMLRRQQMLQQQQSEPQDGTDTSEEGGDDA